Within Gemmatimonadota bacterium, the genomic segment CGTAGTCGACGTCGATGCGGGCTACTGAGCGCCTCTTCTTCAACCGCCTTCGTCCGTGTTACCTTCGCCCGCGCCGCATTCCTACCCGAACCGAGACCGATGATCGAGATCGTCAAAGCAGCCGTCCAGAGGGGAGCCTCGGACATCCACCTGAAGGCAGGTGACGTCGTCCGTGCCCGCGTAAACGGGGTCCTCCAGCCGCTCACCAAGCAGCGGCTGTCGCCCGATCAGACGCGCCAGATCGCCAGCCAGCTCATCGCCGATCCGGAGGCGAGGGAGACGCTGGACCAGATCAAGGACTACGACTGCTCCTGGGCGGCGCCCGGCGTGGGTCGCTTTCGCGTCAACGTCCTGCGCCAGCGCGGCACCTTCATGGTGGTCATGCGCGTGATCCCCGTGGAGGTCCCCACGCTGGACGACCTGGGACTCCCCGCCGTCCTGCGCACCATCGCGGAGGCCGAACGCGGCCTGGTGTTGGTCACGGGCATCACCGGGTCCGGCAAGAGCACCAGCCTGGCGGCTATGATCGACCACATCAACGCCACCAGCCACCGCCACGTGATCACGCTGGAGGACCCCATCGAGTTCCTGCACCGGGACAGAAAGGCGTCGATTACGCAGCGCGAGGTGGGCGGCGATACCGCGTCGTTCGCGGTGGGTTTGCGCGCCGCGCTGCGCGAGGACCCCGACGTCATTCTGGTCGGCGAGATGCGCGACACCGAGACCATCGACACGGCGCTGAAGGCGGCCGAAACGGGGCACCTGGTGCTGTCCACCCTGCACACCCAGAACGCCGTGCGCACGGTGTCCCGGATCGTGGCTGTGTTCCCGCCGGAGGAGCAGGAGATGGTGCGCGTCCGCTTCGCGGAAACCATCGTCGCGGTGATCAGCCAGCGGCTTCTCCCGCGCAAGGAAAGCGGCGGGCGCACCGCGGCCGTGGAGGTCATGCTCGGCACCGGCACGGTGAAGGACGTCCTGCTGGAGGCAGAGCGCGTGGACGAGATCTTCGACCTCATGGCGGACGGCCGCGAGCAGTACGGCTCGCAGACCTTCGACCAGCACCTGATGGACCTGGTGCGCGAGGAGACGGTGTCCTACGAGGTGGCCAAGGCGGCTGCCTCCAACCCGGGCGACTTCGAGCTGAAGATGCGGATGTTCGCGTGAGCGATCTGGCGCACCGGATCGGGGGCGTGCTCGTCCCGGTTACGACGCCGTTCGATCCGCACACCGGCGACGTCGCGCCGGTGCCCTTTCGCGAAAACCTGCGCGCCTGGTTGTCGGAGCCGCTCAACGGCGTCGTGCTCTTCGGCACGACCGGCGAAGCGCCGCTCCTGGAGGAATCCGAACGGCTCGCGCTCATGGAGTACGCGCGCGACGTGGTGCCGGCGGACCGCGTGCTGATAGCGGGGGCGGGAGCCGATTCGACGCGCGCGGCGATCCGGCTCGCCAAGGCGCTGGGCGAGGCGGGCGCCGAGGCGGTGCTCGTGCACCCGCCCGTGTTCTTCGCGCCCGCCCTGGACGCGCGCGCCGTGGTCACGCACTACCGCGCGATAGCGGACGAGAGCCCGGTACCCGTCCTGCTATACCACTTTCCGCGCTTCACCCACATCGAGTTCGAGGCCGGCCTGGTGGCCGAGCTCGCGCGTCACCCCAACATCATCGGCCTCAAGGATTCATCGGGCGACGTGAAGCGATTCGCCGCCTTCACGGAGGTCGCGCCGGCCGACTTTCGGCTCCTGGTCGGCAGCGGGGCGCTCCTCTACACGGCGCTGGAGCTCGGCGCCGCCGGGGGCATCTGCGCGGTGGGGCTGCTCGCGCCGGCCGAGTGCGCGCGCATC encodes:
- a CDS encoding type IV pilus twitching motility protein PilT, with the translated sequence MIEIVKAAVQRGASDIHLKAGDVVRARVNGVLQPLTKQRLSPDQTRQIASQLIADPEARETLDQIKDYDCSWAAPGVGRFRVNVLRQRGTFMVVMRVIPVEVPTLDDLGLPAVLRTIAEAERGLVLVTGITGSGKSTSLAAMIDHINATSHRHVITLEDPIEFLHRDRKASITQREVGGDTASFAVGLRAALREDPDVILVGEMRDTETIDTALKAAETGHLVLSTLHTQNAVRTVSRIVAVFPPEEQEMVRVRFAETIVAVISQRLLPRKESGGRTAAVEVMLGTGTVKDVLLEAERVDEIFDLMADGREQYGSQTFDQHLMDLVREETVSYEVAKAAASNPGDFELKMRMFA
- a CDS encoding dihydrodipicolinate synthase family protein; this translates as MSDLAHRIGGVLVPVTTPFDPHTGDVAPVPFRENLRAWLSEPLNGVVLFGTTGEAPLLEESERLALMEYARDVVPADRVLIAGAGADSTRAAIRLAKALGEAGAEAVLVHPPVFFAPALDARAVVTHYRAIADESPVPVLLYHFPRFTHIEFEAGLVAELARHPNIIGLKDSSGDVKRFAAFTEVAPADFRLLVGSGALLYTALELGAAGGICAVGLLAPAECARIVREFAEGRPHRAGRIQSRIGPVHKAVVASYGARGVKAGLDMLGLYGGAPRPPLLPVDERTAKKIEDALRAADLIGPAVRAG